Below is a window of Hydrogenovibrio crunogenus DNA.
TCAAACTTTGTTACAACTCTTTTTAGACCATAACAAAAGTGAAAAGGAATTTTTCGATAGATTAAACGATGAAAAACGTGGACACAAAGCCTATCAAACCACCAAAAACACCCCCCCAGACAACAAGCCAGCCTAAATGTTCTTTTATCATTTGTTGTACCATGGATTTTACAATTTGCGGCGTGAGCTCTGCGAGCCGTGCTTCAATGATGGTTTCTACCTTGGCTCGAATTTCTGCCATCACATCTGGTTGATCGATCTCATCTTGCAATAATTTTACAAAATGCTCATTTTCTGTCATTTCAATCAGAGATGATTTCATATTGGTGATAAAAGGTTCTTTCAAGGGGGTTAATGCATCCGCCCCACCAAACATGCCCAACATGCTGCCAAAACTAGAATTCATTATCACATCCACCAACCGATCAAAAGCTGGTGTTAAATCCACCTTTTCAATCACAGGCGCCAAATGTAAATTAGGTTTGCCGCTTTGGCTGACAAACCGGTCAATGTTTTCCTGACTGAAAAATTGTTCCATCATCAACTGACGAATAGCAGATTTAAACTCTTCAAATCGTGCCGGAATCACCCCCGAGCCAACTAAGCCGGGAACTTTCTCAAACAACATATAAATCGCGAGCCAATTGGTAATGGCACCCGATAAGGCAAATAAACCAATCATTAATAGCCATTGGTTGTCCAGCACAACACCTGACACTAATAGTAAAAAACTGATTAAGTTGGTAACAATACTTTTATTCATCATAGTCGGTTTCAATTATTTATTCTAAAAGGGTCTGCAAATTCAATATATTAAACTGTAAAAAAACAGCCAGGCCTGGCTGTTTTTAGCGATTACTGTTAACGACGTCGTGTCGATCTTGGCTTAGATTTTTCTTCACGGTGGTTTTCACCTTTTTCTTTGTATTTCCCGCGCCCAGTCTCTTTCTTAAACGGTTCGGCATGTCTAGCAGACATTTTTTTCGCTTTGGCTGGGTTGTTTCTTAAATCCGGACGAGGTTCTTCAGGTAAATCGACTGATTTCAGCAACTGGTTGATTTGCTTCCAGGTTAAAGGTTCACTTTTACCTCTGCGCAAATTACGTGGCAACGAAAATTGCCCATAACGCGTTCGAACCAAGCGACTGACTTGCACGCCTTGTGACTCCCAAATGCGGCGCACTTCACGGTTTCTCCCTTCCTTGATTACCACGCGATACCATTGATTAATAGACTCTTCTTCCTGTTGTGGAATTTTGCCAATGCTTTCGAATTTGGCAAAACCGTCTTCCAACTTGACGCCTTTTTTAAGGCGATTCAAAATCTCATCGGACACTTCACCAAACACTCGTACGGAATATTCTCGTTCCATTTCATAAGAAGGATGCATCAATCGGTTTGCCAGTTCACCGTTGTTGGTAAGAATCAACAACCCAGAAGTATTGATATCCAAGCGACCAACACTGATCCAGCGACTATTGATGATTCTTGGCAAGCTGGTGAAAATGGTTTCACGCCCTTTTTCATCTTTACGGGAGCACACCTGCCCTTCTGGCTTGTTATAAAGAATGACCTGCGTAGGCTGTTTTTCAAGGCGGGTTTCTTTAACCAGCTGGTCGTTTACTTTGAGGGTGTCCGTTGGAAAGGCACGGTCTCCCAGTGTGGCGACTTTACCATTCACTTTGACCAGGCCTTGCGCAATGAGTTTTTCCACTTCACGACGAGAACCAAACCCACCTCGGGCCAGTATTTTTTGCAACTTTTCTCCGGCTGGTTTTTTAGAAGAAGCTGTTTTTGAAGATGATGTCGTCATGACGATAGTCCTACCATTTGGAGTAAATAAGCCTGTAATGCTTGATACGGGCCAGAGATAATAGGGCCAAGCACACCAAGAAGCAAGAGACCTAATAAAATAAAGAAGCCATAAGGCTCTAAACGGTTATATGAATATGCTACACGGGCTGGTAGCAGAGCAGATAAAACCCGACTTCCATCAAGCGGTGGAATGGGAATCATGTTCAACACCATCAGCACTAAATTAATGGCAATCCCCGCCATACCGGAATAGGTTAGGAATTGTCCAATATTGTCTGGCGATGCGCCACCTGCAGATAAGTCATACCCTAACTTCGCAATAAAGGCCCATCCAATGGCCATGAGAAAATTGGAAAGCGGCCCTGCAATCGCCACCCAAGCCATATCGGCAGATGGATTTTTAAAATTACGCGCGTTAATCGGCACCGCTTTCGCCCAGCCAAACACAAATCCACCAAGTATTAATAAAGTAATTGGCACCACAATGGTTCCGATAAGATCAATATGCTTTAAAGGGTTTAACGTAACACGTCCCAGCATTAAAGCGGTTTTATCCCCTAACTTAGAAGCCACCCAACCGTGAGCTGCTTCATGCAACGTAATGGCCATCAGAACAGGAATCGTCCATATCGCAATTTTCTGCATCACTGTTAATTCAATCATATCTGCCTCGAATGTTTAAACATGCCATTTATCCTATGAACTTTTCAACACAAGATAATGAATTTACTCTTTAAATTCGCCTTGTCCCTGACGAATCAATTCGGGCACATCGTCTGTGAAATCAATTACAGTAGTTGGCTCAAATCCACAAAAACCACCATCTAAAACTGCGTCTAACGCATGCCCCAAGGTTTCTTGAATAGACCAGCCATCAGTCATCGGAAGCTCTTCTCCTGGTAAAATCAACGAAACCGAAATCAATGGTTTATCAAAGAAGGACAACAATGCATTGGTAACGACATTAGGCGTCACCCTCAATCCGATTGTTTTGCGCTTAGGCGTCTGTAAGCGTCTAGGGACTTCACGGCTCGCGGGTAGAATAAAAGTATAAGGGCCAGGTAAATGCGATTTTAAGTAACGAAATTGAACATTACCTACCTTTGCATAAGCTGACAAATGGCTTAAATCAGGACACACAAGTGTAAAGTGATGTTTTTCATCTAGGCGACGGATGGCACGAATTCGATCTGCGCCTTCTTTGTTATCAAGTAGACAGCCAAGCGCGTACCCTGACTCGGTTGGATAAGCGATTACTCCGCCCTTATTGAGCACATCAACAACTTGCAACAATAATCTTTCTTGAGGGTTCTCAGGGTGAACTGAAATGTATAAGCAATCTTTACGCACAATCTTAATCCGGTTAAAGGCTATATTCTTGTAAAAAACCAACGCTTTTTAGGCGTATTCGAATTATACACGAAACCCTTATGAATCATACCAGTGAATCCGGTATAGTCCGGCCATTATGCGCAACTAAGACGTAGTGATCGGGGTCTCGAATAATTCCCAAACTGGAGTGCATTTTGTTGGCATAGGTGCCAACCATCCCAATCCTCGCCAAGTATGCTCTGGACGATGAAAATCCGACCCCATTGAAGCATATAGCTCAAACCGCTCTGCACGATCTGCCATACCGGTTTGCTCAGCACATACTCTAGGCTGATTGACCACTTCGATTGCTTGCCCGCCAGCGGCTTTGAAATCTTCAATCATTTTATTCAGTTTGTTGGAAGTCATTTTATAAATATGAGGGTGAGCAATCACCGCGATGCCATTGGCAGCTTTAATCCAGCCGACGACTTCCTCAAGCTCGGGCCAGTTAACCTCTGCATACATCGGGCGACCTTTTTTGAGATATTTATCAAATGCTTGTCGCTGATTCTTGACAACCCCCTTCTCAATCAAAGCCTGTGCAAAATGATTTCTTCCAATCATACCCTCTTGAATTTTCGGTAAAATATTTTCGAGAATTCCATTCAAGTTTCGGCGCTGAAATTTAATGTCTATTTCAAATGCTCGTTTCCAACGCTTGATTCGATTCATTTTCAAACCTGCTTTTAAAACCGGGTTATCAATATCGACCTCTAATCCGACAATATGAATGGTGTGCCCTTTCCATTGGCAAGAAATTTCTGAGGCTGCAATCAGCTCAAGATCTTGCTCCACTGCATAATCCTTAATGAGCTCATAGCCATGAGTCGTATCATGATCGGTAATGGCAAGTGTTGTAATGCCTTTTTCCTTGGCAAGATCTACTAATGCTTTGGGTGTCAACGCCCCATCAGAAATACTGGTGTGACAATGAAAATCGACTTTCATAAGGCTCCTAAGAAAAAGGGAATACAGAGTAAAAGCGTGACTAAAATCGTAAAACACTCGGCTTTACCTTTCTTTCACGGGCAATCCCATATAAAATGCTGCTTTATACTCATTGAGAGAGTTGTCAGACTTTAACGAAAAACCACTCTTTTTATTATTCTATCAAACACAGCACAAAAGTATTCCAATGAAACTATTATTTGACCTTTTTCCCGTCATTCTTTTCTTTATCGCCTTTAAGCTTTACGGCATTTATGTCGCGACTGCCGTCGCAATCGTTGCATCAATTGTTCAGGTAGCCTACGTTTATGCTAAAAACAAACGCGTTGAAAAGATGCACATTATTACGCTGGCACTGATTGTGATTCTCGGTGGCGCGACCTTAGTTCTGCAAGACGAAACGTTCATCAAATGGAAACCAACCGTCGTTAATTGGGGGTTTGCTTTGGTTTTCTTGGGCAGTCATTTTATTGGACAAAAACCGATTATCCGTCGAATGATGGATCAGGCGATTTCTTTACCAGATGCAGCTTGGATAAAACTCAGCTACATGTGGATCGCTTTCTTTATCTTTTCAGGAATTGCCAATATTTACGTGGCTTATCAGTACGATACAGATACCTGGGTCAACTTCAAACTCTTCGGGTTGATGGGGTTAACACTGGCCTTTATCTTAATTCAAGGGGTGTATATCAGTCGCTTCATAAAATCTACCGACACAGATCAAGTGGATGAAACGGAAGAGAAGATTATGGACAACACCATTGAAACCCTTGCTGAAGTGGAGCTGGACTCTGTGGTTGAAACGAAACATGATTCTAAAAAGTCATAATTTAGACCGTCGTTAGAGGAAAAACCCTATGTTATATTCTATTTTTGCTTATGATGTTGAAGACAGCTTACCATTACGTGCAAAAGCACGCCCAGGCCATATCGCTCGCTTAAACGAAATGGCCGAAGCCGGCCGCTTGGTTTTGGCGGGACCTAATCCAGCCATTGATTCTAACGAACCAGGCGAAGCCGGATTTACTGGCAGTTTAATTGTGGCGGAGTTTGACTCTATCGAAGAAGCTCAGGCCTGGGCAAATGCCGACCCCTATTTGGCGGCAGGCGTGTATGAAAAAGTGGAAGTCAAACCCTTTAAAAAGGTGCTTCCATAATCTTGTTTTTCCCGCTATGATGATACTCTCATTCAAGTTTTAAATAGGATTTAACCATGTCGAATGTTGCTTATCTTATTCCCAAACGTAATCAAAAATTACAACTGGAAGCCGCTGATCCCGTTGAGTTGGTGGAATATGATTTTGTACAGGTTCCTTTACTCGGGTGGACTTCCGCTGGGGAACCCATTCAAATGGAAATGGATTACGACACGGTTTCCGTACCTCAAAGCATGGTCCGCAAAGAAACCTTTGCCCTTCGCGTCAAAGGGAATTCCATGATTGAGGAAAACATTGAAGACGGAGACATTGTCATCATCGAACGCCGTTCAACGGCTGAAAATGGTGAATCCGTCGTGGTTCGCATCAATAATGAAGAAGTCACAATGAAAAAGTTTTATATTGAAAAAAACGGTATTCGACTTCAACCAGCCAATGCTGACATGGAACCGATCTACATTACTAATGAAAATATAGAAATATTGGGCATTGTCACTGGTATTTTACGTCAACCTTAAACTAACTTTTTTCAACTTTAACGAATTTAGTTTCCAAACCGAATGAAAGCATCTCCTCAACCTATTACACTTCTAGTCACTGGTGGCACTTTGGACAAAGATTATCAGGCCACCAGCGGTGAGTTGATTTTTTCTGAAACCCACTTACCTAAATTACTGGAAGAAGCGAACAGCACCCTGCCAATTAAACTGAACGTTTTAATGCTCAAAGACAGCTTGGAGATGCTGGACTCAGATCGACAGAAAATTCTCGACGCTTGTCTGGAAAGCGCCACGGATAGAGTGGTTATTACTCATGGAACCGACACCATGACCGATACCGCCTTATTCCTGAAAAACTCGCGTCAACTGACAGATAAAACCGTGGTTTT
It encodes the following:
- a CDS encoding DUF445 domain-containing protein, which encodes MMNKSIVTNLISFLLLVSGVVLDNQWLLMIGLFALSGAITNWLAIYMLFEKVPGLVGSGVIPARFEEFKSAIRQLMMEQFFSQENIDRFVSQSGKPNLHLAPVIEKVDLTPAFDRLVDVIMNSSFGSMLGMFGGADALTPLKEPFITNMKSSLIEMTENEHFVKLLQDEIDQPDVMAEIRAKVETIIEARLAELTPQIVKSMVQQMIKEHLGWLVVWGGVFGGLIGFVSTFFIV
- the rluB gene encoding 23S rRNA pseudouridine(2605) synthase RluB; this translates as MTTSSSKTASSKKPAGEKLQKILARGGFGSRREVEKLIAQGLVKVNGKVATLGDRAFPTDTLKVNDQLVKETRLEKQPTQVILYNKPEGQVCSRKDEKGRETIFTSLPRIINSRWISVGRLDINTSGLLILTNNGELANRLMHPSYEMEREYSVRVFGEVSDEILNRLKKGVKLEDGFAKFESIGKIPQQEEESINQWYRVVIKEGRNREVRRIWESQGVQVSRLVRTRYGQFSLPRNLRRGKSEPLTWKQINQLLKSVDLPEEPRPDLRNNPAKAKKMSARHAEPFKKETGRGKYKEKGENHREEKSKPRSTRRR
- a CDS encoding site-2 protease family protein, with the protein product MIELTVMQKIAIWTIPVLMAITLHEAAHGWVASKLGDKTALMLGRVTLNPLKHIDLIGTIVVPITLLILGGFVFGWAKAVPINARNFKNPSADMAWVAIAGPLSNFLMAIGWAFIAKLGYDLSAGGASPDNIGQFLTYSGMAGIAINLVLMVLNMIPIPPLDGSRVLSALLPARVAYSYNRLEPYGFFILLGLLLLGVLGPIISGPYQALQAYLLQMVGLSS
- a CDS encoding L-threonylcarbamoyladenylate synthase, with translation MRKDCLYISVHPENPQERLLLQVVDVLNKGGVIAYPTESGYALGCLLDNKEGADRIRAIRRLDEKHHFTLVCPDLSHLSAYAKVGNVQFRYLKSHLPGPYTFILPASREVPRRLQTPKRKTIGLRVTPNVVTNALLSFFDKPLISVSLILPGEELPMTDGWSIQETLGHALDAVLDGGFCGFEPTTVIDFTDDVPELIRQGQGEFKE
- a CDS encoding PHP domain-containing protein → MKVDFHCHTSISDGALTPKALVDLAKEKGITTLAITDHDTTHGYELIKDYAVEQDLELIAASEISCQWKGHTIHIVGLEVDIDNPVLKAGLKMNRIKRWKRAFEIDIKFQRRNLNGILENILPKIQEGMIGRNHFAQALIEKGVVKNQRQAFDKYLKKGRPMYAEVNWPELEEVVGWIKAANGIAVIAHPHIYKMTSNKLNKMIEDFKAAGGQAIEVVNQPRVCAEQTGMADRAERFELYASMGSDFHRPEHTWRGLGWLAPMPTKCTPVWELFETPITTS
- a CDS encoding septation protein A, which encodes MKLLFDLFPVILFFIAFKLYGIYVATAVAIVASIVQVAYVYAKNKRVEKMHIITLALIVILGGATLVLQDETFIKWKPTVVNWGFALVFLGSHFIGQKPIIRRMMDQAISLPDAAWIKLSYMWIAFFIFSGIANIYVAYQYDTDTWVNFKLFGLMGLTLAFILIQGVYISRFIKSTDTDQVDETEEKIMDNTIETLAEVELDSVVETKHDSKKS
- a CDS encoding YciI family protein, with translation MLYSIFAYDVEDSLPLRAKARPGHIARLNEMAEAGRLVLAGPNPAIDSNEPGEAGFTGSLIVAEFDSIEEAQAWANADPYLAAGVYEKVEVKPFKKVLP
- the lexA gene encoding transcriptional repressor LexA → MSNVAYLIPKRNQKLQLEAADPVELVEYDFVQVPLLGWTSAGEPIQMEMDYDTVSVPQSMVRKETFALRVKGNSMIEENIEDGDIVIIERRSTAENGESVVVRINNEEVTMKKFYIEKNGIRLQPANADMEPIYITNENIEILGIVTGILRQP
- a CDS encoding asparaginase domain-containing protein, whose translation is MKASPQPITLLVTGGTLDKDYQATSGELIFSETHLPKLLEEANSTLPIKLNVLMLKDSLEMLDSDRQKILDACLESATDRVVITHGTDTMTDTALFLKNSRQLTDKTVVLTGAMRPFQLNQSDASFNLGTALMAAQLASSGIYIAMNGELFEASQVSKNRQQGIFELHT